A genomic region of Dreissena polymorpha isolate Duluth1 chromosome 4, UMN_Dpol_1.0, whole genome shotgun sequence contains the following coding sequences:
- the LOC127879763 gene encoding beta-1,3-galactosyltransferase 1-like, whose protein sequence is MTSVKLPTRITSTLPYDNSDGRPDECSNCFPMDFTSMISPDRLCDGGRVNLLIVVLSSVTNRLARESIRSTWGSLCNSMNSIIRLAFVIGNNLNKNDNFLLLEESGKFNDIIQADFRDTYANLTYKTMTGLKWSHTHCSNAKYVMKTDDDMFINTEVLPILLQAAPKRNFMGGFCWGPSSPHRQTSSKWYVSITQYRKPLFPAMCSGTGYLLSTDVVGNIVKVARNIPFFYLEDVYVAICVNKFGVSPVNLAGFSNMFVNSSPCVYRNSVITSHQLPPETLTRYWEESRTCPLSPLSPTQVFHSRVV, encoded by the coding sequence ATGACGTCCGTAAAGTTGCCAACAAGGATAACAAGCACGCTGCCCTATGACAACTCTGATGGCAGGCCTGATGAGTGCTCTAACTGTTTTCCAATGGACTTTACCTCAATGATATCTCCAGATCGACTTTGTGACGGCGGCAGAGTGAActtgttaatagttgttttatcATCTGTTACTAACAGGTTGGCCCGGGAATCAATCCGCTCCACATGGGGGTCACTTTGTAACTCAATGAATTCTATCATTCGCCTCGCCTTCGTCATCGGAaacaatttgaacaaaaatgacAATTTCTTACTGTTGGAAGAGAGTGGAAAATTCAATGATATTATTCAAGCAGATTTTCGCGACACCTATGCAAATCTTACATATAAAACAATGACAGGATTAAAATGGAGCCATACGCATTGctcaaatgcaaaatatgttatgAAAACTGACGACGATATGTTTATTAATACCGAGGTGTTGCCTATTTTGTTACAAGCTGCTCCGAAAAGAAATTTCATGGGCGGTTTTTGTTGGGGACCAAGTTCCCCACATAGACAGACTTCATCTAAGTGGTACGTGTCTATAACACAGTATAGGAAACCTTTGTTCCCAGCCATGTGCAGCGGCACAGGGTACCTGTTGTCAACTGATGTCGTTGGCAATATTGTTAAAGTGGCCAGGAATATACCATTCTTTTATTTAGAGGATGTTTATGTCGCGATTTGTGTTAACAAATTTGGCGTATCGCCGGTCAATCTAGCAGGCTTCTCAAACATGTTTGTAAATTCTTCGCCATGTGTGTACAGAAATTCCGTTATAACATCACATCAATTACCGCCAGAGACGTTGACGCGATATTGGGAAGAATCAAGAACTTGTCCTCTATCGCCGTTGAGTCCGACGCAGGTTTTCCATAGTCGTGTAGTTTGA
- the LOC127878660 gene encoding beta-1,3-galactosyltransferase 5-like — protein sequence MNYKLRRTKTVVAIVAICMGCIVVSLNRHHILDLITTEALDGSNDTRPYECSNCFPLDFRLMITPDRLCDGGRVDMLIVILSYVTNRFARDAIRSTWGSLCVSRDSNIRLAFVIGNNQDQEDNALLLKESSEFHDILQADFRDTYNNLTYKTMTGLKWGHERCSNAKYIMKTDDDMFVNTEILPILLKAAPRIHFMGGYCWGRKAPLRQTSSKWYVSVRQYGKPFYPPVCSGTGYMLSSDVVGQIVNVSRNIPFFYLEDVYIAFCVNKVGVSPVSLTGFSYKFVPFVPCVYRNSVITSHHLTPGVLKYFWTKSRTCDLSMLKPEQLFKSRRV from the coding sequence ATGAATTACAAATTACGTCGCACCAAGACCGTTGTGGCAATCGTTGCCATATGTATGGGGTGCATTGTTGTCTCCCTGAATCGACATCACATTCTAGATTTAATTACAACAGAGGCGCTGGATGGGAGCAATGATACCCGGCCTTATGAGTGTTCTAACTGTTTTCCTCTAGACTTTAGATTAATGATAACACCTGATCGACTTTGTGACGGCGGTAGAGTCGACATGCTTATAGTTATTTTGTCATACGTCACTAATAGGTTTGCCCGAGATGCAATCCGGTCCACATGGGGGTCACTCTGCGTTTCACGAGATTCCAACATTCGTCTCGCTtttgttatcggtaacaatcaagaCCAGGAAGATAACGCATTGTTGCTGAAAGAGAGTAGCGAATTCCATGACATTCTCCAAGCAGACTTCCGGGACACCTATAACAATCTTACATACAAAACAATGACAGGATTGAAATGGGGTCACGAACGTTGCTCAAATGCAAAATACATTATGAAAACAGATGACGATATGTTTGTTAACACAGAAATATTACCTATTTTGTTGAAAGCTGCTCCGCGTATTCATTTCATGGGAGGCTATTGTTGGGGGCGCAAGGCTCCACTTAGACAGACTTCCTCGAAGTGGTACGTGTCTGTCAGGCAATATGGGAAACCCTTCTACCCACCTGTGTGCAGCGGCACTGGATACATGTTGTCCAGTGATGTCGTTGGGCAAATTGTAAATGTTTCCAGGAATATACCATTCTTTTACTTAGAAGATGTATATATCGCATTTTGTGTTAACAAAGTTGGCGTTTCGCCAGTTAGTCTAACGGGCTTCTCATACAAGTTTGTACCATTTGTGCCTTGTGTGTACCGTAATTCTGTTATAACATCCCATCATTTGACACCGGGGGTACTTAAATATTTTTGGACAAAATCTAGGACTTGTGACCTGTCGATGTTGAAGCCCGAACAGCTGTTCAAAAGCCGACGTGTTTAA